In Aquimarina spinulae, a single window of DNA contains:
- a CDS encoding acyl-CoA thioesterase yields the protein MTLTKIPESKAKIRFQDCDPFNHLNNAAYINYMINAREDQIDQYYNLDIFKLAKTKGISWVVGTNQIAYLKPALLMENVVIDSQLIRYTENQLHVEIRMWNHDKTELKAILWSSFVHFNLLQQKRWNHDQQLLELFKNIIEPISATSFEERILQLKPQKV from the coding sequence ATGACATTAACTAAAATACCAGAAAGCAAAGCAAAAATAAGGTTTCAGGATTGTGACCCTTTTAACCATCTTAATAATGCTGCATATATTAATTATATGATCAATGCACGAGAAGATCAGATCGATCAATACTACAACCTTGATATTTTTAAACTAGCAAAAACCAAAGGCATTAGTTGGGTAGTAGGTACAAACCAGATTGCTTATTTAAAACCAGCCTTACTAATGGAGAATGTTGTTATTGATTCTCAACTTATACGATATACAGAAAATCAATTGCATGTAGAGATCAGAATGTGGAACCATGATAAAACAGAGCTTAAGGCTATATTATGGAGTTCTTTTGTACATTTTAATTTATTACAACAAAAGCGCTGGAATCACGATCAACAACTCCTGGAACTATTTAAAAATATAATAGAACCCATATCTGCTACTAGTTTTGAAGAAAGAATTTTACAATTAAAACCACAAAAAGTGTAA
- a CDS encoding SixA phosphatase family protein, with protein MKPIFFLLIFLSSWVSSCQSNTPQQEVTTTYFLVRHAEKDLSDPSNRNPKLTEAGKMRSENWAKMLVDVPVDMVYTTDYIRTRKTAEPIAKSKNLEITLYNPRNLNDTEFQEKTKGKTVVVVGHSNTTPTFVNKIIGKEKYSSIDEKIYGKLFIIKITGDIITDTVLNID; from the coding sequence ATGAAACCTATATTCTTTTTACTTATTTTTCTTTCTTCCTGGGTTAGTTCTTGTCAAAGTAATACACCTCAACAAGAAGTAACTACTACATATTTTTTAGTTAGACACGCCGAAAAGGATCTTAGCGATCCAAGTAATCGAAATCCTAAACTTACAGAGGCTGGAAAAATGCGATCAGAAAACTGGGCAAAAATGCTTGTTGATGTACCAGTAGATATGGTATATACAACAGACTATATTAGAACCAGAAAAACAGCAGAGCCAATTGCCAAAAGTAAAAATTTAGAAATCACTTTATATAACCCTAGAAATTTAAACGATACCGAATTTCAGGAAAAAACCAAAGGAAAGACCGTTGTGGTTGTTGGCCATAGTAATACAACACCAACCTTTGTTAATAAAATTATTGGTAAAGAAAAGTATAGCTCTATAGATGAAAAAATCTATGGCAAGCTATTCATTATAAAAATTACTGGTGATATAATTACCGATACTGTACTAAATATTGATTAG
- a CDS encoding TetR/AcrR family transcriptional regulator has translation MLTKAEQTAEFIIQTVAPIFNKNGYAATSLSDITKATGLTKGAIYGNFKNKEELAIAAFKMTEGNMIGRIADHQALSKSPIEKLFLVTDFYRNYYNFTQEIGGCPVLNMGVDAKYQIPVLFKHVKSAISKIQNNVAKLIDAGKECEEIKEEVDSMLYAKRLYSMITGAIFMTHTMEDNSYLLETMDQIDTMIHKNLKR, from the coding sequence ATGCTTACCAAAGCCGAACAAACTGCAGAATTTATAATTCAAACCGTTGCTCCTATTTTTAACAAAAATGGATATGCTGCAACAAGTTTGAGTGACATCACCAAAGCTACCGGGCTCACTAAAGGTGCTATTTATGGCAATTTTAAAAATAAAGAAGAATTAGCTATAGCCGCTTTTAAGATGACCGAAGGAAATATGATTGGTCGAATAGCTGATCATCAAGCTTTAAGCAAATCACCTATCGAGAAATTATTTTTGGTTACCGACTTTTATCGAAACTATTATAATTTCACTCAAGAGATAGGCGGTTGTCCTGTCCTTAATATGGGAGTTGATGCAAAATATCAAATCCCTGTTCTTTTTAAACACGTAAAATCTGCAATCTCTAAAATCCAGAACAATGTTGCTAAACTTATAGATGCCGGAAAAGAATGTGAAGAAATAAAAGAGGAAGTAGACTCGATGCTATATGCAAAACGATTGTATAGTATGATCACAGGGGCTATTTTTATGACCCATACTATGGAAGATAATAGCTATTTACTTGAAACCATGGATCAGATAGACACTATGATCCATAAAAACCTAAAACGATAA
- the clpB gene encoding ATP-dependent chaperone ClpB, with amino-acid sequence MNFNNFTIKSQEAIQQAQQLAQGFGHQQIENEHIFKAIFNVDENVLPFLLKKLNVNLDLLQQVLDSTLESFPKVSGGELQLSREAGKSLNEASIIAKKMNDEYVSIEHLVIAIFKSKSKIAQILKDQGVTEKHLTEAINEIRKGERVTSQNAEETYQALSKYAKNLNEMAENGKLDPVIGRDEEIRRILQILSRRTKNNPMLVGEPGVGKTAIAEGLAHRIIAGDIPENLKNKQIFSLDMGALIAGAKFKGEFEERLKSVVKEVTSSDGDIVLFIDEIHTLVGAGGGQGAMDAANILKPALARGELRAIGATTLDEYQKYFEKDKALERRFQKVTVDEPDTESAISILRGIKEKYETHHKVRIKDEAIIAAVELSQRYITNRFLPDKAIDLMDEAASKLRMEINSKPEELDVLDRKIMQLEIEIEAIKREDDETKLKALNGDLANIKEERNEIFSKWQSEKEVVDAIQNAKTDIEEFKLEAERAERNGDYGKVAELRYGKIKEAQERLDELQKQLNEQQSKSSLIKEEVTNDDIAEVIAKWTGIPVTKMLQSDREKLLVLEEELQKRVIGQIEAIQAVSDAVRRSRAGLQDQKKPIGSFLFLGTTGVGKTELAKALAEYLFNDETAMTRIDMSEYQERHAVSRLMGAPPGYVGYDEGGQLTEAVRRKPYSVVLLDEIEKAHPDTFNVLLQVLDEGRLTDNKGRVADFRNTIIIMTSNMGSHIIQEKFETIKDMDAAMEAAKVEVLGILKQSVRPEFLNRIDDIIMFSPLTKANINEIVKLQLKHVSKMLAEQHITLDATEQAITYLSERGFQPEFGARPVKRTIQKEVLNKLSKEILAGKISTESVILLDEFDSNLVFRNQENLVS; translated from the coding sequence ATGAATTTTAATAATTTCACTATAAAATCACAAGAAGCCATACAACAAGCTCAACAGCTTGCACAAGGTTTTGGACATCAACAAATAGAAAATGAACACATTTTTAAAGCCATTTTTAATGTAGATGAAAATGTACTTCCATTTTTGCTAAAAAAGCTAAATGTTAACCTCGATCTTTTACAACAAGTTCTCGATAGTACACTAGAAAGTTTTCCTAAAGTTTCTGGTGGAGAATTACAGCTATCAAGAGAAGCAGGAAAGTCACTAAATGAAGCAAGTATTATTGCCAAAAAGATGAACGACGAGTATGTTTCTATTGAACATCTGGTGATTGCCATTTTTAAATCTAAAAGTAAGATTGCGCAAATCCTAAAAGATCAAGGAGTAACAGAAAAACATTTAACCGAAGCTATTAATGAAATTAGAAAAGGCGAACGGGTAACATCACAAAATGCAGAAGAAACCTATCAGGCTCTAAGTAAATATGCCAAAAACCTTAATGAAATGGCAGAGAACGGGAAATTAGATCCTGTTATAGGTCGAGATGAAGAAATCCGAAGGATATTGCAAATCCTTTCTCGCCGTACCAAAAACAATCCGATGCTGGTTGGCGAACCCGGAGTTGGTAAAACTGCTATTGCCGAAGGATTAGCTCATCGAATTATAGCAGGGGATATCCCCGAAAATCTAAAGAATAAACAAATTTTTTCTTTAGATATGGGAGCATTAATTGCTGGCGCTAAATTTAAAGGAGAATTTGAAGAACGTCTTAAATCAGTTGTAAAAGAAGTAACTTCTAGCGACGGTGACATCGTATTATTTATTGATGAAATCCATACGCTTGTGGGTGCAGGAGGAGGCCAAGGAGCTATGGATGCTGCTAATATCCTAAAACCAGCTTTAGCAAGAGGAGAACTTCGGGCAATTGGAGCCACAACTCTCGATGAATATCAAAAATATTTTGAAAAAGATAAAGCTCTGGAAAGACGTTTTCAAAAAGTTACAGTAGATGAACCGGATACAGAAAGTGCAATATCTATTCTTAGAGGAATTAAAGAAAAATATGAAACACATCATAAAGTACGTATAAAAGACGAAGCTATAATCGCTGCGGTAGAATTGTCACAGCGTTATATCACAAACAGGTTTTTACCCGATAAGGCTATTGATTTAATGGATGAAGCTGCTTCTAAATTACGGATGGAGATTAATTCTAAACCCGAAGAACTCGATGTACTTGATAGAAAAATTATGCAACTCGAAATTGAAATCGAAGCCATAAAACGCGAAGACGATGAAACCAAGTTAAAAGCACTTAATGGTGATCTTGCAAATATTAAAGAAGAACGTAATGAGATTTTCTCAAAATGGCAAAGCGAAAAGGAAGTTGTAGATGCTATTCAAAATGCAAAAACAGATATTGAAGAATTTAAACTTGAAGCAGAACGTGCAGAGAGGAATGGAGATTATGGAAAAGTCGCCGAATTGCGATACGGAAAAATAAAAGAAGCTCAAGAGCGACTGGATGAATTGCAAAAGCAGTTAAACGAACAACAAAGCAAATCTTCGCTTATTAAGGAAGAAGTTACTAATGATGATATTGCAGAAGTAATAGCAAAATGGACAGGGATACCAGTGACCAAAATGCTACAAAGTGATCGCGAAAAATTATTGGTACTCGAAGAAGAATTACAAAAACGTGTAATTGGGCAAATCGAAGCCATACAAGCTGTTAGTGATGCTGTACGAAGAAGTCGTGCAGGTTTACAAGATCAAAAAAAACCAATCGGATCATTCTTATTTCTAGGAACTACCGGGGTAGGAAAAACAGAATTAGCAAAAGCACTGGCAGAATATCTCTTTAATGATGAAACTGCCATGACCCGAATAGACATGAGTGAATATCAGGAACGTCATGCAGTAAGCAGATTAATGGGTGCACCTCCCGGATATGTAGGGTATGATGAAGGTGGACAATTAACCGAAGCTGTTCGAAGAAAACCGTATTCTGTAGTCTTACTAGATGAGATAGAAAAAGCACATCCAGATACGTTTAATGTGTTATTACAAGTATTGGATGAAGGTCGTTTGACAGATAATAAAGGTAGAGTTGCCGATTTTAGAAACACTATCATTATCATGACCAGTAATATGGGTAGCCATATTATACAAGAAAAATTTGAAACTATCAAAGATATGGATGCCGCTATGGAAGCTGCCAAAGTTGAAGTATTAGGGATATTAAAACAATCTGTTCGTCCAGAGTTTTTAAACAGAATAGATGATATCATTATGTTTTCTCCGCTTACCAAAGCTAATATCAATGAAATTGTAAAGCTTCAGTTAAAGCACGTTTCTAAAATGCTGGCAGAGCAACACATAACTTTGGATGCTACAGAACAAGCTATAACTTATCTTTCTGAAAGAGGTTTTCAACCAGAATTTGGAGCAAGACCGGTGAAACGCACAATTCAAAAAGAAGTTTTAAATAAACTATCAAAAGAAATTCTAGCAGGTAAAATTTCTACAGAAAGTGTAATTTTACTCGATGAATTTGATAGCAATCTAGTATTTAGAAATCAGGAAAATTTGGTTTCCTAA